The genomic window AACACTAGTGCAATTGGAGGTTCACGTTGATTTTTTTCATCTCTTTGTTGTCTCATGTTGAACACACAGGGTTGCATAGTCAACAATGCAAAGAAACAGAAAAAACAGAAAAACAGTCTTCTAGTAAAGCAGTTCACGAGAAAGGGAGGTGTAAAAGGCCTCGAAAGGATGCTGACCAAGCTTCGTCTAACCAAGGCAGGACTACATCTCATCCAAGTTATAAGGAGGCGAATAAGGTGATATGCTTTCTTTGTGATAGATCGTGTGCTCATTTAATTGTATCCTTACTTATGTGATAGGATGGTTGATTCTTATCATAGAATTTGCGGTAACAAAATTGGAAAGTTACTTCTGTACGTGGCTGCATGGTTGGTTTTGATGTATGATGTTTATAAAGGAAAACCTGGTATAGCTGAGTTCAATGACCGTGAATGGTATTTACATGTTTTTATGTTGAAGATTTGGTTGAATACAATTGTTGCGTCGTATTTTTGCTAAGGTTTTATTTGGGTTGAGTTTGGTAAGTAAACAGATGCAGTTAAGATGCTCAAACTGGGTTCTGATCTGAACTGGATAGATAACTTATGTTTGATTTATTTGGATGGCTTCTGTATGTATGATAAAATTGCTTTATGGGGCTGCCTATTTGATGGATTGTGTGAAAATAGTTTTCATTGATCGCTGGCGTGGTTGTAATTGAGGGTTGTGCTGCTCCACGTAGGACGTTCCGTCACTCATTTGGATGTTCACTTTATTAGGATATTGGATGTTCACTTTAGTAGGAATTTGGGTTGTTGGTTTTTATGATAGATAGTTAGTCTTATATGCTGGATTGTTACTCGATTATCTGATTGGATGGTTGTTCTATTTCATAAATCTTTGATATTTATAGTTGGAAGGTAACTTTACTATGTAATCGAATGGTCGGTGTTGGTTTTTTATTTGGATTGTGTTGTTATGTAAACAGATGCTTTTAAGATGGTCAAAGGGGTTATGATCTGAACTGGATTGCTAATTTGTGATTCATTTTTTGTTAGTATTTTCATGCATCCTTCTTTATCTTTGTACATTCCTTCATTGTCTGTTGTGCAAGATGCTATGATGTGCATGTAATTGTTAATTCTTTTGTAATTCCAACAGTGTGGCAAGGTCGACGATGGAAGGAAACAGCAGCGCAAGGACTCCGACCAGTCACCACGTACCAGGAGCTGGGAAAAACCACAGCATATGGATATCGATACGCATAAGGTGAGCTTGGTTAATTACCCTTACGTGTGTTGTTATCATCGGTGTTTATTCTTTCATTCAAATGACGATATCCATGACAATGAGATGCATCATTTTTTATGCAAATGACGATATAGATGAATTTTCACCACAGGAATCCAGGCCTGGAACGAGGAGAAAGTTGCCTGTCCGTAAAAGCTGATCTAGAAGCGGCACCAAAAAAGCAATTCTAAGAGAAATTGTCCAAGGAAGCAATGCTGGACCGTTGGTAGTACCGGACTCTGACGATGAGGACAACGTGCCGCTTGCTAGAAGGATACGATTATTCCAACAGCAGCCTCCACCACATGATGTAAAACAATCAGAGCCCGTGTTCAAGGGCAATCATAAAGGTGCTGAAGAAGAAAACACTGATCACAAGGATGCATCTCCACACACGCCGCCAGCAGCACATGTCCAGCTCAGTGACTATGATTTTGACCGGTTAGTGGTTTCTGGCTTACCTTGCTGTATGTTTCTGTTCTTTATTTGTCATACCATGCCTTGTGATTAGCCATCTAGCTAGGCATAAGTTGTCGTATTAGCTAACTTCATGTCGCGTTCGTTTGCAGCGAATTCGACATCTCGATCGTTCAGTGTCCTGAATTCGAGCAAGTACTCAATAATATTGAACAGGGACGTGAAACAAATGCCATCATCATGTAGCCCCTACAAACGCTGTTGCCAAACAAATCGAGCTACCATACACCGAGTCCAGGGAGACCTAGCTTTTCACTCGGTTTAACTCAGTTTGAAAAGACTCCAACCCCTTCACCGATACATTCAATTCATCCAACCCTAAGAAATATAAAGGTGGGGGAGACTAAGGAGGAACAAATCAGAACCTGGATAGTTAACTCTTCGTTGAACGAAGATCAAGATTTAGCTAAGTATGAAGGGCGTGACTACATGGTATTACAAAGGAAGGACTTCTGGACCTTGAAACCCCGCAGTTGGGTCAACAGCTGCGTAAGTATATGAACTTAATCATGCATTTTTATTCCCTATCTTTATATCGGGGTTTAGCTTACATTAGCTAAATAAATTGTGTAGGTAATTCAATGGATGTGCTACTCTTTAAACGACAACGAGTCATCTAGATTCAAGCGAGATTTCTATTGCGTGTGTCCAGGCATATTGGTAATTACATTCTTCTGATTACAATGTGGAAATGATTTTGTCGGGATTCTTACTATGTGTGTGGATTTGCAGGAATCGGTGACACGAAATGATAGTCTTACTTCATTTATTGACGGTGTGAGACCAATTTATGCTGGTCTTAGTCCAAGCTTTGGTGAGGATACTAGGTTCTTCAACAAGGTAGTAGCAGCAAAGAGAAACTGggtgagttgctgttttgttttgAAATGTTTGTATCCTCCTTGAACTCAGTATTGGATTATGCGGgttgtttattattttaccaCGATTTGTATACGTGACCTAACCCGGGCTTTTGATTCCACTAATAAATACATGGTTAAATTTGGAACGGGGGGTCACTGTGACCAATTTTTCTTatgaatgtttttatttgcatattttagtTTTGGGTTTTTCCATGTTGTTACCTTGTTTGACTTTACTATGCTGTTGGAAATAGGTTGTCATATAATTTGAGGATGTTTGGTTCTTGAATGCTCGACGGAGATCAATAggtttttttggggttttctttttgtttactCACAAGACAAACCTCATTCATATATATTGTTTGCTGCAGTGGTTATTTCCTTATTGTTGGAGGGACCATTTGTGGGTATATGCATTTGAGGTGAATGCAAAGTGCATAGTTATACTCGACAGTTTGCATTCTGCACCAGGAGGTATTCTGCACCAGAAGCGCATAGCTACAATGAATCGAACTAccatattataattattttacttaCTGCTGACATGTTTAGGGATTTGTTTATGTCACATTAGAAAGAGTTGATTCCAGGAGGTATTTTTTTCTACATTACAATGATTTATTGGTTATGTTACCTTAAAAGGATCtatgttttttttatatgttaGAATCCCGGATTTATCAAAGTTGTTTGGTAAAGTAGCCGTATTTGTGCATATTGAAATAGGTGACCAATAACCATCCACCAATATAGCTAAACTAAACATCCTAAACTTTACTAAAATGAACATCCAGTGTAACTTGGTCAAAATTAAAACATAACAACCAATTGCTGCACACACACAAATACTAACGGCTAACCATCCATGCTTAGAGTGAAAATAAAAATCTGATCACTCATAAAAATGAACATCTGCTTTAGTTGATTACAAAAACCGTGAAAACAATGTCTAGAATGTACGGCTACGTACCGAAAAACTATACAGTAAAGCATGTAGAAATCAAGTACAACTTTATTAAACTATCTCGTAAATTACAGAATAACCATCAAATATACTCGTTATGCATTAAGTCTAAACGAAATAAAAATAGTAAAGTGGTTCGTTCTCACAAATGGAAAAAGGGTTCTTGCAATTAATAACATATGGACTTTCGCAACAACTGCCTTAAAACCTTGAAACTAACATGAACCCTTTAAACACAGAGATGAAAAAATATACACTATCACAACCTTGTCCAACTAATCCTAATTTTTGTTGAAGGAGCTTAACAAAGACATGAAACCACCAGCTTGTTCGGGAACATTCAGGCCAGCAACAGTTCCATGGTTTACATCTTGAGATGTGTGCGGATGAACCAcctaccaaaaataaaaaaataaaaagtccaACAGTTATGTTCTTGGATAGTACTATACCAAATAAATATACAAAGTTGAGATTAAGGCAAACATGTACCGGGGATGAATTCTTTTGTTTTCTCCGAGTTGAATTCTTGAAGGACTTATCAAGGGCAGCACCGAGCCTCTTACTCTTTAGCCTGCCCTTTGTGGTGACCTTCGATGGGCCTTGGATGTCATCAACACCAACATCGTTCGAACTCTGTGAGCCAATGTTGGTCTGGGTCTCTGACACGCTCTCGGACCTCTTCTTGGCACGGTGCGCAGCCAACTTGGCCCTTGTTTATTCCAAAGCAACATGCAACAATGCTGTTTCGTCATCATCACCGACAAACTCTTGAGCAACATTATAGAAGTGTGCACACAGTCCCCTGAATTTAACATGACTCTCATCCGACCGACTGACATCATGGCTACTTTTGACATACGTATGCTTGCGCTTTATTTTCTTGCTGCATCGAGGAAGAACATAACAGAAAGGTACTTTGTACACTTTATACGAATGGAAAACTTCAAGATAGTGACAACATAACACACCTGAACTCTCAAAAAGATTGCACTCAGAACGAACCTCCTGTGTGAAATGGTCAAAGTGAACATCGTACGGAACGCATAGAATAGTATCGTTGACTAGTTTCTCCTCTTCCACCTTCACGCAAACCAATGGACCCTGTTCATCAACTGCAGAAACTCTGCAGTTAGCCTTCTTCACAAACTCAGTTTGAACATCCATAAACATGCTCGTGGTATACTCTTGCTGAAACTGTTTCTCCATAGGCGAGCTCGTTGCACAAGGGATAACCCCCTCGAGTCtgcagcatcatcctccaattccCTCTGCTCCTTGACTCCAAGCACATTGTCATATTCGTGAACAAATTGAACCAAGCTAGTTTTACAGTGTAAGTATCCACCGTAGAATGCGTGCATGCTCTCACTCCTTTGTGTACTCCTCATTGCTGCCCAAAATTCACCCTTGAAGTATATGGGGACCCACATGCACCGTTCATCATACATGTCTACAGAAAATAAAGAATCTCAATTTTAGCAAAGAAACCTTACACCAAACTTATTAATACAAATAAGAACAATTCAGATACTAAATAATTGTCTATTAAAGCGCGTGAATTAATCATTTACTAACAGACCTACCCGCCATGTGTTGTTATGTAACTTGTACTCATCTATAAATTCTGCCCAGTTATCCTCAAATGACTTCTCAGTCCGAAAGTTCCACACGATGTCATTGAGGTCATCATACAAAGCTCTGTACCGGCGGTAACCCCCAAGCTCACTCGGTAACTTCTTCGTAATATGCCAGATGCACCATCGGTGGCGGGGTAATATATTCCTGATCGCACAAAAAATGGACTGACATTGATCGGTTATGATACGCTGCGGAGCAGATCCCATGCACTTCACCCATTGGCTGAAGACCCACTCATAACTTGTGATTTTCTCATTCCCAGTAAAGCACAACCGAGAAGGGTTGACTTGCCATGGTGGTTGACCCCAACGAACGACACAAACGGTAATCCATGCCTACCAGAAAAACCAACCACACATAAGAAATGCCAATCATGATTAGATAgagtttaaaaaaataaagtgcGCACCACAACAATTGAACTACTTCATACCTGTTTGTACTGTAGGTGCTATCAACTGACACAACGTCTCCGTAGTATTCATACGACACCCTACATCTTGCATCCACCCATACTGCACTCTTAAATTTACACTCCTCGTCCAACTTCACTGCGTAAAAGAAGTTCGAATTAATGTCCTTCATTCTCATGAAGTAGCTCATCATCTCCCTGACATCCGCATTCACGTTGCTAGTTCGGAGCCTGGCTATTATATAGTTTCTTAAATCTTTCTCTGAGAATTCCACGTTAGAGGGGCCTCCAGCCTCATTTGACAAAGCAAGGAATGTCTTATTTGGTCGAATCTCAGCCTCATCATTATTCTCGATCACGCACTTCGCATGCATGGTCAGCTGCCTATACTCATGGTAGTGCACTGCCTTTCTCGCTGAACAGGGGTGTGAGTGTGTCAAGTCAACCTTGAACAAAACCCAGTCTTGCATGGCTTTATCAAACTTTACATATATCATTGCCTTGCACCCAGTAGCTGAAAACGTATTCTTCCGCGTTGGTGCTTTAACACGAGACTCGCGGTACCGTCGCGATTACAGTGTATAGCTTGGTTAACGGGAGCCTTTGTGATCTTGTCAAATATTGTCGTCCTTATCTTAGTTGCAAATCCAACTTTCTTTGCATAGGTAACATAAAAGTCATGAGCCATATGTAACTGAGCAAACCGCATTCTAACTCTTGGTATCTCGTCTTCTTGTAGGCAACCATGATCTGGtaactatattttatattagtccaaaaaaaaacataattaccATTAGTTATCAAATCAAACATGCACATTATGACTACACAAAAGTAAACTAGATTCCAAAACCTCATCACCAAGCTCCATCTCTTCACTTCCAACATCTGTAACATTTGACAGCTGCATGGCCTATAATTCCAAAACAAACAAAGTAACCAAAAGGTTAAAGATCCTTATAAAAAATCatttaaataaaatcttaaacacAATCACCAAAAACACAGCAACAGCTACAAATCAAGCCAACAgaattatttatttcattttatctATTATTTAAGGGCCTGCACTACCCTTTAGTTGCTTCTTTTTTCATTTAATGACAATCATGTAGAATTAGCTACAAAACATCTTTTCTacacataaaaaatataaataaaatatataaataaaaaacatgCCGGCAAGCATAATGTGCAGGTATCATATATGTACAAAACACTCATATAAGGTTACCATGCAATATAAAACACAACCATATAAACAAGACAAACCCCGTATCCATATAAACCACATAATAAGTAGAAAGCATGTgagcatataaaaaaaatatatgcagaTATCATATAAAGATACCACGCCATTACAAAGCACTGAAATAAGCATGTCATGATTAACATGCAGGAAATCCAAGTACCATACACTTTAATTTAGTCCTATTTCTCAACCCATGCATCACCTTATATTTACTTTTTTAATTCATTGAATGACCATCATGTAGCAACAATATACGCATACCATACATTACAATGCATATCAACTAACTAATTTAGGCTATTTCAACATCTATATAAAATATATGGCCATCTGCATGACAGATACAAATATAATAGGATGGTTAGCATATAAAACATGCCATATAATATGCAGGCAGCATACATTCATATACAAAAAATAAGTATAAAATATGTTTGCTGCACATAAGTATACCATACCTTTAAAAACAACCATATACGCATGAAATGATTAATTCATTATTTCAAATTCTGCATGGATATAATCATACCATTCAATATAAAACAATGTCACATTTGGTTCAATAACAACTCATTCATCATATATGGATACTGCTCTTATGATAAAAACAAACACCTCATTTACAATGTGacataaaatctgaatttttcgaaaactaaacaTCCATGTCAGAATTTGTTTATGAAAATTGCTCACCTGATTCGACTTCTCAACGTCGACGACGACTTCGCCAGATATGTTTTGAGGTTGGTCTGATGAAACCACTGCAACGGTAGACATATCACAGCCTAGGGGTTCAACGATATCGCACTCCATTAATGTATCTTTGTCCGATGGTGTGCATGAAGGATGACCCTCGCTTGAAACGCGTTCGTCTTGAGATGTGGCCATTGGGAAGATGGTCTTTCGGTTGCAAATACTCCTTGCTACAGGTCTGGGTTTCTGCGCTAACGCAGAGACCACGCAAATCACCTGGATGCAGTTCGAACAATAGGGCGGTGGGAAGAGAGGCAGACGGCAGTCAGTGATCTTGCAAGGCTGAGGCGGCGAGATTCTCGAATTAGTGGAGAGAGTTGAATTCACGCCGTCTTGATGTAGGCAGTTTCTTTTTCTGATTCTATAATTGATGGTAATCCTaatttgtttcaaaattcaaattagaaagaaattaaaattaattaattacccaTAATTTAACGTTAATTTCAATTAAACCCCATTGTATGTATTGTACAATAGGTATATTGTCTCCTCCTACTTTCCCATTTAATAATAATATGTGAACCTTTAACTCGAAATCGTATAATTGTGttctttaaaaaatcaaaaatattttttatttcaatcaaATATACGTATATAACACAATTTAAATTAcaatctttatatatatatatatatatacacacacacacacacaaactcTTTATGCATCTTGAAAAGAAAAATCTGTAAAGGCTGAGAATATCGTCTTTGCTGGTTCTCAATAAGGGAtttttaagaattgtcataagaggatATGTATAAAGAAAACTGATTTCAATTGCAGTGATTATCGTTCGTTTTATGAATCTATTCAAATATCAACATATAAATAAATCCGAAAATCCAATTGCATATCTTGAATTTTATAAAAGGTTTCATTCTCGATGAATCACATAACATTCAATATATACCAATGATCAATCAGTCCAAACTCACCAATCATGATCTCCGGCCCAACATAAACACAGCCTCGGCCTCTAGCCCAAAATATTAACAGTCACGACCTCTGCCCAAAGTATAATCAAACCACTACTCCAACCACCATAGTCCGAACCAAAAAATCACAATCACAAGTAATaaagttcaaacacaatcaagagcaattacagcaAGTATGGCAATTAGCAGTTATACAGAAATACTTACATAGGCAAACtaaatacaatatgcacacccaaacaatgtcacatagatacatatgatgcatacctgtcctactggccatgagctcacgtgtcggttactttgctaGAACCCGACACATCTAGTAGCTAATCTGGACATTGTCCTCTTTGTTGTTTACTCGCTATATAGCATAGCCTCGCAAGGTGAGTGCCCTGTATACATCACAGACAGAGAATACCTCACAGAGTTAAGTGCCCTGCACACCTCACAGAGTTAAGTGCTTTGTACACCTCGCAGGCAGAATAGCCTGTATCTCTCACAGAGTTAGTACCCTGTCATATCATCATACAACCATTTACAAATTCACCATCACTTTCCTTATCTCGTAGGCAGAACAGCATGTATCTCTCGCAGGGTTAGTACTGTGTCACCTCGCAGGTGGAAAATTCTGTACCTCTTTTTAAACTCATTCTCAAGTTCAATAATTTTCCAAAGACCCAAAATCATCTTTCACTACTATATATTGGACCTTTAGTAACATTTACCTagtaatatttattaaaatgttagtaattatcataaaattaaatattaagtaACATTTATACTCAAATGTTAATAAATgcatttaattttttgaaaaacataCAAAAAGTGTTGCCTATTCTCAACTAGATCTCAAAATCCAAACACACATTTTCATTCTCAGTTCCCCACTCTCGCTCTTAGTGCTCTGAAATGGTAAAACCACCTCTCCATCCTCCTCAATTTCTTGCTCTGCCTCTTCAATCTGTCGCTCCCCTCATTGATCTCATGGTTTGCAAATGGAAACTACAAATTGCGTCCTCTACTCTAAATCTGCCTCTTCATTCTCTCATTCACTATTATCATCGAAGTCGTCGCCATAGTACAATTTAAGGGAGTCTCCTTCACCTTACGATTTAAGATCAATATAATGCATATTTTTCATTTAGAAGGTGAGGATATGCTGGCGTTGACAATCAATATTTGCATAatcttatattaataataatcttTTTAAGTTTACTTTGCTCACCAAAATTGTGCATTTAAAGCGTGCTCACTTTTCTGTATTTATTCATCTCTTAATTTGCTACTCAAATAAAATTACTTGAGATTCAAACAATGGTTATTTCCATCATCTAAATAGAAAATCTATCTATTTAGGGGAGATCAGAACATAGAAGAACAGGGCTTGGTGATGTGGATTTTACAATCCACAAAATagcggcaagtgcaccgggtcgaaTCAAGTAAtacctgatgccagggcatcttaggctagtttcactatcctttttctttgtttttaataagttttatgcactttcttgagctttaagtaagcaattgggttagaaattcatgtatgcctagattcattcaatcatgagtaatttgatgcaatttcatgagaattattctataattacttgtatgctaagaatgatgagaattttcatgactttagcaaggctttgatgcatgtattggttgatgataggtgaaagaaagcatggaggaaggttgaagaaggagcccggaaaagatgaagaagaagcaacgttggtggccaagttggaccactaacgttgcctcaaacgttgaaggGGAGGCAGAGCAATTGTCTGCATAATTTGCTGATGCTCACGTTGGAGGGAGCAttggacatccaacgttacccccaatgtTGTGAACAAGTGAGCTTTCTGGAAATTCTGAAAACCTgtagcgacgcgcatgcgtgctgTACGCATATGCGTGGATTGGAAATTCtggcaatccacgcgcacgcgtgggtgacgcgtacgcgtggatgggtaaCGTTGGACCCCAAACGCTACCTCCAACGTCCTTGGCCAATGTCCGCGATTGTGATCTCAAAAATTTGGATTTGAAAACTagcaatgacgcgcacgcgtctatGGCGCATACGCGCAGATTGAATTTTGAGAATCCACTTGCACGCGtgcagcacgcgcacgcgtggataggccaatgttggagggaacgttgccagTCTAACGCTGAGGCCAACACTCTTCTACCTTTGTTTAAAACTGGAAAATGatatttttgcatccacgcacacgcgtgcagcacgcgcacgcatggatgagcATTTTCACCCCATGGACGTAAACGTGTcaggcacgcgtatgcgtgggtagcagaacgttggccctccaacgttgagtcaaacgccaatgacagcagaATTATCTGGTTTTTAAGgatggcgtttgagtcaacgttggccatcaaacgttgactccaacttgaAGCACCAGAACTtgcaattcaaacagatctcttctcaacagcaagggaaaccaattggagccatttcaacccaattccatcaaggctaaaAGCCCAATtaagagattgaagatcaatggaagaaagtgtataaatagtttagaatttaagttagaaggACCATCTTTACTCACTTTCTACTTTGGACCTCATTTTTTGCTTTTCAGTTCATTTTAATTTCCAGAATGTATCTTTAAATTgcaatttccattttgagagctatgaacaactaaacctttTTCAttgttagggagctctgtgtaaattcaatggatcaatattaattttcattcatcttcttctttttttctcttgattttgctagaaagctttcgttcttcatccaattggatagttgtcttgggaaagaagctattcataattggatctcctcgaaaccttagaagaggaatgaggagatcatgctagaattgctttctcacattggattaaattggggtttggatggatatagtgacatgtaatcctaccaatactttgatctatgaatttgtgtggtataatcagtgaccaaactttatctcttcccatgagcacttaaatcaaggaattgggcaattgttcatgcttagagagattagattaccaaggaattgggatctaatcacttaagattgccaaggagattaatgaatgcattgattgaggaagagatgaaaatgaatttgatccagagaattatcacatctcctgaccccaatgagcttccccatctctaatctacccattcttttatattctgcTTCCTTAATTTCATACTTAAcctccattcccatttaatttcttgcaatttaagtttctgtcatttaatttcatgcaatttaacttctgtcatttaattcttgcaatttaagtttcccgccaaatttacattctgcaattctcaaccaaatttgatttcgctcaactagcataattctccaattaacattgatcaaccaaccaatccctgtgggattcgacctcactctatagtgagtttttacttgacgacaaaccggtgcacttgccggtagaaaATTTGATACGGAACGTAACCCAGGATAAGATGGAAGATCAAAGAAAGGGACTCCTCTACCTCAATTTGATTTCCTGATGCAACAGTTAAGGGAATCACTCTACCTCACCTGTTCACACCCAAGTTTCTCAAAGAAACTCAAAGAAAAtttcattcatcaaaattaaaaaaaatggctaCCAGGGTTTAGAGGGTTTTTATACCTCTTAAATTTAAATCCCTAACTCATAAGTTCACTAGAATAAAATATGGGCCAAATCATAATTGGgcctaaaacaaacaaataacaaaaataaaataaacatagaatAAATTCTAAGAAAGTGATGTCTCTTTTAATTCATCTTGACTAATGAGAGTCTTC from Arachis ipaensis cultivar K30076 chromosome B09, Araip1.1, whole genome shotgun sequence includes these protein-coding regions:
- the LOC107614998 gene encoding protein FAR1-RELATED SEQUENCE 5-like, whose translation is MIYVKFDKAMQDWVLFKVDLTHSHPCSARKAVHYHEYRQLTMHAKCVIENNDEAEIRPNKTFLALSNEAGGPSNVEFSEKDLRNYIIARLRTSNVNADVREMMSYFMRMKDINSNFFYAVKLDEECKFKSAVWVDARCRVSYEYYGDVVSVDSTYSTNRHGLPFVSFVGVNHHGKSTLLGCALLGMRKSQVMSGSSANGNILPRHRWCIWHITKKLPSELGGYRRYRALYDDLNDIVWNFRTEKSFEDNWAEFIDEYKLHNNTWRVDMYDERCMWVPIYFKGEFWAAMRSTQRSESMHAFYGGYLHCKTSLVQFVHEYDNVLGVKEQRELEDDAADSRGVSAVDEQGPLVCVKVEEEKLVNDTILCVPYDVHFDHFTQEVRSECNLFESSVYKVPFCYVLPRCSKKIKRKHTYVKSSHDVSRSDESHVKFRGLAKLAAHRAKKRSESVSETQTNIGSQSSNDVGVDDIQGPSKVTTKGRLKSKRLGAALDKSFKNSTRRKQKNSSPVVHPHTSQDVNHGTVAGLNVPEQAGGFMSLLSSFNKN